The DNA segment TGATTTATATCAACAGAACGATGTTAACATAATTTTAAAACTTCCGGGGACTGGGTAGAATCCCTTATTCCCCGGATTTTTTCAATAAATGAGTTGTAACTTTAGTTAAAAGGGAATATCTTGGATTTAAACCGTAAAATATTATCCTGCATGAGGATTTTTTACACACTGTCCATCATCCTTTTATTATCAATCGAGGTCAAAAGCCAGGAGCGCACCACGCCTACCCCGGCCGGAGATCCTGTGACTAAAATCATCCGTTTTTACCCTAACCCCGCTACCTCCTTCATAACCTTTGATTTTCAGCGCGGTTACGATAAGTCCTACACACTGCAA comes from the Paraflavitalea devenefica genome and includes:
- a CDS encoding T9SS type A sorting domain-containing protein, which gives rise to MRIFYTLSIILLLSIEVKSQERTTPTPAGDPVTKIIRFYPNPATSFITFDFQRGYDKSYTLQIFNLPGKKVHEVTDITPKTVVSLTDFFRGIYIFQLRDKAGRLIEAGKFQVSK